In Cicer arietinum cultivar CDC Frontier isolate Library 1 chromosome 7, Cicar.CDCFrontier_v2.0, whole genome shotgun sequence, a single window of DNA contains:
- the LOC105853012 gene encoding uncharacterized protein, which yields MVSTTYKLKESPFNIIVIPFDGVISLKKLTAITLSFSTVLFKCEWANTTNPGGTKKDKLSFTSINFARLIHTGEHEDDQPHIKASKAQTVYCADDEKEQVLMKFVVNDEDHKKYILASLGKWRDNLTLFNIYYSLSLSVDKDHWAMFLECRLHPDTMAKANKNIENRQKQCIPHTLGSKTLARKTNEMEELQKEIFASSESEAFVKVFREEHPGYVRGMGLGVTPSQILGSGSHSATYSSDVNVKIAKMQSEIDLLTTQVAEVDR from the exons ATGGTCTCAACGACCTACAAGTTGAAGGAATCTCCATTCAACATCATAGTGATACCCTTTGATGGAGTGatttccttaaaaaaattgactGCTATTACCCTGAG CTTTTCAACAGTCTTGTTCAAATGTGAATGGGCTAATACAACTAACCCAGGAGGCACGAAGAAAGATAAGTTGAGTTTTACTTCTATTAACTTTGCACGATTAATACATACTGGAGAACATGAAGACGACCAACCACACATTAAAGCTTCTAAAGCTCAAACGGTCTATTGTGCCGACGATGAGAAGGAACAAG TTTTG atgaaatttgttgtcaATGATGAAGATCATAAGAAATATATTCTTGCAAGCTTGGGAAAGTGGAGGGACAACCTGACcctatttaatatatattattctttGTCTCTTAGTGTTGACAAAGATCATTGGGCTATGTTTTTAGAATGTAGACTGCATCCTGACACTATG GCGaaagcaaataaaaatattgagaaCCGCCAAAAGCAATGTATTCCCCATACTTTAGGTTCTAAGACACTGGCAAGAAAGACAAATGAGATG GAAGAGttacaaaaagaaatttttgCATCTTCTGAGTCAGAAGCCTTCGTGAAAGTCTTTAGGGAAGAGCATCCTGGGTATGTTCGAGGAATGGGACTTGGTGTAACACCATCTCAAATCCTTGGAAGTGGTTCTCATTCAGCAACTTATTCATCAGATGTTAATGTAAAAATAGCTAAGATGCAAAGTGAAATTGATTTACTAACTACACAAGTTGCTGAAGTTGATCGCTAA